GCCTCCGAAGCAGCGGGAATTCGGAAGGTTGAATATCTCGGGATACGTAACGAGCAAGCGATACCTGAGGGAATTGGTGGAGGGAGGTTTTGTCGACGGATGGGATGACCCTAGACTACCAACGTTGATAGGATTACGGCGGCGAGGCGTGACACCTGAGGGTATCCGGCGTTTCCTGGGGGAACTCGGGGCGTCTCGCGGCAACAGCCTGGTGGACTCGGGCATGCTCGATCATTATATCCGTCAAGACTTGAAGGAACGGTGTTATAACGCGATGACCGTCATGAATCCGCTGAAGGTAATCATTACGAATGTTCCGGAAGATTACACCGAGATGCTGACCATACCGAATCATGAAAGTGACGAAACATTGGGTGAGCGGGAGGTTCCTTTTTCACGAGAACTGTACATCGAACAAGAGGATTTTATGGAGGAGCCCGTTCCCGGATTTCATCGGTTATCCCCTGGCAAGGAAGTGCGCCTGAAAGGAGCCTACTTCATCAAATGCGAACATGTCGTGAAAGATCCGGCAACGGGGGAAATCATGGAGATCCACTGCACGTATGATCCACTAACGAAGAGCGGGAGCGGATTTAATGAGCGGAAGGTGAAAGCAACGCTGCATTGGGTGTCTGCGAAGCACGGGATTCCGGCGGAACTTCACTTGTATGATAAGCTGCTGAAGGAATCAGCCGAGTTATCAGAATCGGATAACGTTTGGAAGGATCTGATGAATCCCGAATCGTTGATTCGAATCGAAAACGCCATACTGGAGCCTTCCATGCTGAAAGCGACGATGAACCGTACGTACCAATTCATCAGACACGGATATTTCTGCGTGGATTCCAAATATACAACAGAACACAGGCTGGTGTTTAACCGTATTGTTCCTTTGAAGGATTCATGGAAGAAGCGCGCTTAAAGTCGTTTTAGTATAAGCGTTCGGCCAACATCAAAAAGCCGGCAGCAAGTTAGCTGCCGGCTTTTTGATGTTTTTAGTAAATCATCATCTGTTCTTTCCTAATATATTGAGCGTTAAGGCGTCCAATGTCCCGGTCGAGATAAGGATGGAGGCAGTTGGGTGCTGGCGTCTCCTCTCGCTGCGTTAACCTGGAATTGAGTAAGGAAGAGGCTGGTTGCTAGATTGGCCCCCCTAAGGTCTGCGTCCCTGAAATCGGCACCGATGAGATCGGCAGCCTGCAGATCGGCTCCTCTGAGGTCCGCGGCAATGAGATAAGCGCCTCTCAGATTGGCGTATCTCAGGTCTGCTCCCTTAAGCTTTGCTCCCATTAGGTCAGCACCGCGCCCCCCGATCTTTTGACGTACGGGTGGCCCTTTATGTTTCTTGCGCGCATCATCCCGCACAAGTTCACTGGTTCGAAGAAGCAGCTGATTCACTTCTGCCCGATGAGCTGCCACATCCAGCCGTAACAGGGATTCGGGAGGAAGCTGAGTCAACCGCCGCGTCTCTTCCAGCGACAATCTCAGATCGGTATGAATGTCTTGAGCCGGTTGCAAAGTCAGGGCTTCGTTCAGATACCATAACAGCTCGTGAAGCTGTCGCATAATCGGGAATACGTCGAACATTTCTTCTGCTGTCCCAGGGGCCAGCCGCCAGTCGCGTCCGTTATAGGTGACCTGTGAAACCATTTGACCTGCTCCAAAGCAGTCGTATACGGTGCAGCCTCTCATACCTCGCTGCCTCAAGCTGCTGTGTACACCGCAGCGGAAGTCGGATTGCAGATGGTGACAAGGGGTTCCGCCGTCTTTGTCCATGGCAAAATCCGTTGAGGCGGCGAAGGGTAAAGCGACGCAGCATAATCCAAAGCAGCGTTCGCAATCCGCTTGTAATTGTAATCCGCCCTGTTCATCGGGGACTTGTTCTTGTTTGTCTAGCATAACGTTAGAGGAGCTCCTTCCAAGTCGGTGTTACGTCAATGAGTGACATCTAGTTATATTTTAAAACAAAATGATCATAGAGTCCTAGATGCAATCTTGGTTTAAACTGTTTTATACCGCGGGAATGGGTTAAAATCATAACCCCCCATGCTATAATGCATCTTAAGCTGCCAAGGAAATTCCGGCAGCTTTTTGTATTTTATATGCAAAGCCAACCGATAGTATATAATGAAATTCGTGTCTATAGACATCGCTTTATTTGGAATTTACGTCATTTCAGGACATATGTCCTTTCCTGAGTTTGGGGAATTCACTTTTAATAGTATACAGACCTATAGAAGAAGGAGTATGTATCGTGAGAGGAATCTTATTTGCATTCATTGGCGGTGCCTGCATTACGCTGCAAGGTGTGGCCAATGCCCGAATTAGTCAGGATATGGGCACCTGGCAAGCTGCCGCGGTTACGCAGTTGACCGGATTTATTATGGCCTTCATTATTCTGCTGTTCGTTCGCGACGGAAGCAGACAAGGATTTGGACAAGTGAAGCCGCTCTATCTAATCGGAGGAGCCTTGGGGGCACCCATTATATTCAGTGAGGTGACTGCGATTCAGAACATCGGTGTTACATTAACGATATCCGCGTTATTGATCGCCCAGTTATTCTTAACGTTCCTGATTGACAGCAAGGGATGGTTCGGTGTAGTGAAAAAGAGAATGAGCTTGCCTCAATTCATCGGGATCGGGATGATGATCGCTGGTGTCGTGATTATCAAATTATAATGTGAAACCAAGCAGTTCTTGAGATGAAGTGTTCGGGAAAGGAGAGAGGGACGTGAAGGAAATTCATAATGCGGAGCTCATGCAGCATCTTTTGCTGAGCAACCAGATCCAGTCCGTATTTCACGATGATTTAATGCCTTATCTGGTTTTATATCACTATGATCAGGGCGACATCGTCTGCACGCAAGGCGAGCCGGCCGATATGCTGTATATCCTGGTTCAAGGGAAGATTAAAATCTTCACGACCTCTGCGGAAGGCAAAGCGCTTGTTCTATCTTTCAAAACACCGCTTGAGGTGATCGGAGATATTGAATATATTCAAGGCAATCCGTTGATTAATACGGTACAGGCCGTATCATCTGTCTATATGATCGGCGTGCATTATCGCTGGCTTCGCAAATACGGACAGGAGCATCCGCCGCTGCTTCAATTTATGTTGCGGATCATTACGCGGAAATTTTATATTAAATCCAATTTCTTGAGTTTCAATTTGCTTCATCCGGTGGAGGTACGACTGGCTAGCTATTTACTGTCCGTTTCAGAGGCGGAGTCGGATACGTTCGCTACCAAAAACCCGGCCGCGTTCAACCTGACCGATATCGCGAATCTGCTTGGAACCAGCTATCGGCATTTAAACCGGGTGATCTTGAAATTCAGTCAGGAAGGGCTGATCGAGCGTCACAAGGGGTACATTCTGATTAAAGACCGGGATGCGTTAACGAATGTAGCGGGAGGCAATATTTACGAAGAATAACACACGGTGATGATGAAACATGAAGTAAGGGAGATGGAACATGTTAGCAGGATTGGTATTGGCACTCATCGCGGGTTCAATGGTTAGTTTGCAGAACATTTTCAATAATAGAGTGAATGAGAAGACCGGCTCCTGGTCTACGACGACGTTGGTGTTAGGCATGGGCTTCGTGGCTTCGTTCGGCATGAGTCTTGCTGTAGAAGGCAAGGGGACGTTCGCCATTCAAAACATGGAGCCTTGGTACTGGATTAGCGGGTTGATTGGGGTCGGCGTGGTGATTTGCCTGGTGCAGGCGACAAGGCTGCTGGGTGCCACATTCGCCATTTCGATTGTCATGACCTCGCAGCTCGGTTTCGCACTGTTGTGGGACTCCTTGGGATGGTTAGGGCTTGAGAAGGTTCCGTTTACAATGAATCAGTTGATCGGTGTTCTTGTGATTGTCGGGGGGATACTGGTATTTAAATTAGGCGGGAAACGGGAACAACAAGGGACGGCTTAGCATGAAGTTTACATGAAAGGAGGGGAATCCATATGATAACGGAGATTGACAAGATCGCCTGGATTCATATCGCGGATGGACGCATATTGGGTGCTCGTTCCAAAGGCAAGGATACGTACTACCTGCCGGGAGGAAAACGGGAACCGGGAGAATCCGATATCGATACGCTGGTGCGGGAAATTAAAGAGGAGCTGTCCGTTCGAATCAAACCGGAGACCGCGGCGAATGCAGGCAGCTTCCGGGCTGGCGCTCACGGCAAATCGGAGGGTGTTCGAGTAACGATGTCCTGTTACACGGCGGAGTATGAAGGAGAGCTAAGTGCGGCTTCGGAAATTGAAGAATTGGCTTGGTTAACGTATAAGGATCGGGATCGGGTCTCTGAGGTTTGCCAGATGATCTTCGATCATCTGCATGAATTGAAGAAGCTGACTGATTAAGTCCCGTTGGAGAAGAAGCCTGCATCCAGGCGTCCAACTGCTAAGCGCATTCTATATTCTATACTGGTCCAACGGAAGGATAGTACGATTTATCGTACAAATCTCTTCCAACAGCTGGTATTTGACTCTCAGTTGTGCGATTCTTCGTACAAATTACGTCGGGCTGCCCGTGTTACTCTCGTTTGTACGATTTTTCGTACAGTCGTTTCATAATGGCCCCCGATGTGCCTGTGTTTATGCGATTATTCGTACAAAAACCACAGTTTGTTCCTGTTAAGCCTCAGATTGTACGATTTATCGTACAAATCTCTTCCAACAGCTGGCATTTGACTCTCAGTTGTGCGATTCTTCGTACAAATTTACGTCGGGCTGCCCGTGTTACTCTCGTTTGTACGATTTTTCGTACAGTCGTTTCATAATGGCCCCCGTCGTGCCCGTATTTATGCGATTATTCGTACAAAAACCACAGTTTGTTCCTGTTAAGCCTCAGTTTGTTTAATACATCATGCAACAAAAAAAGGCGCTCCCGAGGGAGCGTCTTTCATATTTAGAACAAATGTTCGTTTTGTGGGTCATCTAAATTGAATCGGTCGATATTCGGCTTTCATATTATTAGTATAGCTCAGCGCTCATTATAAGTCTATATTTTGCCAGGGAAATGTTTTATAGTTTGTAATACCCGGCCGGGGGACGTGATATATCGTTCGATTTTTAACTGTTGTGCTGCTGCGACATAGAGAGAGGGAGTCTTGTGCAAATACGATTATGGGATAACAATTTAAAGGTTAGATTATTAGGTGAAGCGCTGTTCAATATGCTGTTTTGGATGTACTTTCCCTTCATAACGGTTTATTTCGGTGCGGCTTTAGGCAATCATATCGCGGGAATCCTCATGACGGTTCCTCCGATATTCAGCATTATAGGCAGCTTGCTCGGCGGTGCTTTAGCCGATCGGCTGGGACGTCGCCCCATCATGCTGCTTGGCGCGTCGCTGCAGACGGTCATGTTTGCGATGTTCGCGTTATCGCCTTCGCACTGGATCGATTATGCCGCTTTTATCGGCATCGGATTCGGGGGAGCCATCTATAGACCTGCCAGCTCCGCGATGGTAGCCGATCTGGTTCCGGTTCAAGAAAGGCGGCAAGTATTTGCAACGTTTACGACAGCGAACAACTTGGGTGCTGTGCTTGGTCCGGCACTTGGAGCCATTTTCTTTTTTCAGTATCGGCAAGAGCTTCTGTGGTCATGTTCCTTCGTATTGCTGATCTATTTCATCGCGATTTACTTCATCGTTCATGAAACCCTGCCGGGGCCTGCCCAAAGTGTAAAGGCAACAGGGTCGATTCTTCAGGTATTCAAGGAACAGTGGAAGGGATATGGCATCATTTTTCGAGATAAAGTGTTTCTGGTGTACATACTGGCGGGGATTTTTGCCCTTGTGGCGATCATGCAGCTGGATCTGTATTTGGCGGTATATGTGATCGATTATGTACCACCCCAGGCGCTGTTCTCCTGGAACGGACATTCGCTTATGCTATCGAGCACAGAGATATTAGGGTGGGTGCTGGGGCTCAACGGTCTCTTGTTTGTTCTCTTTATTCTGCCGGTCACCAAGTGGTTTCGGAATTGGAAGGAGCGTGATGTATTCGTACTATCTTCCTTGTTATCCGGAGTAGGTACTTTTGCACTCGGACTGAATACGAACATCTGGTTCTTATTCTTTGTAACCATTATTTTTACTTTCGGTGAAATGGCTCGTTCCCCAGTGACGCAAAGCTTTATTAGCCGTTATGCTCCAGAGCATGCAAGAGGACGGTATATGGGAGCTGACAGCTTACAGTTTACGATCGGAAGATTTCTGGCTCCGATGACGGTATTTCTGTCCACTTGGCTGCCGCCTATGGGTATATTCAGCATCATCTTGCTATCGGCATTAATCAGTGTGGCGCTGTATATCCTGCTATTTCGAATGTATGTAGAAGAAAAAAGCGCAGCATAGCTGACCTATGTTATGAGAGTAGAGGGCAAGCCTGGTTGTAACACAGCCGCACGCTTGCTCTCTTTTTTAATAAGATACTGAATGTGCCTGAAGTCTCTAAAGGAATAAATTTGGAATTCTCAATTTACAAACCGATGGTCGGTATATATAATGAGGTTATGAAATTCGGAAGGTTGGTGAGGTTGATGATCCCATTTGTTGCGATGATGGTTTCGCTACTTTTGTTTCGGACGCTGGGCTTCACAGGCTGGGAGTATGTAAATGACTGGGGCATTTCGCTCAGGTTTGCGGTTGCGGTCATGTTTTTGGTAACAGCTTCTGCCCACTGGGGAAAACGACGACCCGATCTAATCGCCATGATCCCCCCGGGAATACCGAATGCCCCGTTCATGGTTACCTTCACCGGGCTGCTGGAGATTGCAGGCGCTATTCTCATCCTGATTCCGGCTACCACAGCTTTGGCATCTACAGGTCTCGCACTGATGCTGATAGCCATGTTTCCTGCCAATGTATACGCAGCGAATCGCCATTTGTCACTTGGCGGCAAGCCGGTCACTCCAATCGGGCTGAGAACGGTTCTGCAAATCGTTTTCCTGGCCGCAGTTCTCATGGCGGGCTGGCTTCCGCCTCAGGGGTAACCAACTTATCATCAAGGAGGAGTTATTAGATGAAGCAGGAAGAAAGGCGAGAGCAAACCAAGCGAATACTGCTTGAAGCCACGGAAGAATTGATAAGGGAGCAAGGCTGCAGCCAAACCACCCTTAATGACATCATGAAGCGTTCGGGCTTGTCCAAAGGGGCCATATTTCATTATGTTTCAAGTAAGGATGAGCTGTTTGTGCACGTATTACGAGCTAAGCTTGCCGAGCAGAACGAGCAGTTCATGAGTGAAGTGAACAAGCAAGGGGACATTAAACAGTTTGAAGGACCGATGAATACCATTACCAACAGCATGTCGAGACTGGAAAGCCGTGACGATGTGAGCAACCTGATCTTAATGTACCTTATTGGCAAAAGCGATCAGCCCGAAATCGCCGACATTGTGGCTGGCTTCTATAGAGAAGCTACAGCGACTTCGAAGAAATGGATTGTTACAGGCCAGGAAGCGGGGGTCATACCGGAAACCATCGATGCGGAACGGACGGCAGAGCTGTTTGAGCTGTTGTCGTTCGGACTGCGGATGCGAGGACTAATCGGCGTAAATAGTCATGTATTCGGCACGAAGGAATATGCGGATTTCATCATCGATATTCTTCGGCCCGGGCACCGGGAAGAGGGGAAGGATGGCTTATGACATTGTGGTTATTTCTGCACATCGCCGGATGTGTGTTATTCCTCGGCAATATCATTACGGCGGCATTCTGGAAAGTAAGAGCTGATCTGAAAGGGGATCCGGCAGAAATCCATAACACGGTTAAGAATGTCATGTTAGCCGATATGGTATTTACCCTGCCAGGTTTGCTGCTGATCATCATTTCAGGCGTTGTGATGGCTGTTCAAGCCGGATATGGAATGGGCGGAATGAGCTGGCTGATGGTTTCATTGATTCTGTTTGGTATGACGGGGATCCTGTGGGCTGGTTTATTGATTCCGCTGCAAAAAGGGATGATTCGGCATAGTAAACAATCCATTAGGGATGGGGTCATTACAGCAGGTTATAAAAGAGCTTCGGCGTATTGGGCGGTAGGCGGGACGATAGCCACGCTGCTGCCGGTCGTTATTTTGTATTTCATGGTCAGCAAACCATTTTGAAGTGAAGAGAACGATCTGATTGCCTAACGTGATCAGGCCGTTTTTTTGTTTTGCGGTCATCCGCCAATGGAAACATGGGACTTAAGAAATGCTCTTCGCCCCGCCCGCAGGTGCATATTTAACCATCGTCTGCATACGATTAGGCGAGAAAGCTCTGAATAAGGGAGGGTGCCCAAATGTCCGTTAATGATCAGCAGCTGGCACAAATCGCTATGGCCTATCTGCCGCACGGTGCTGAACTTGTACGAATCGATAAGCCTGCAGAACATCCTGCAGTTATCGCAGTCGACATCACGGGAGATCACATCCCAGAGATTGTCGGTGTGTCCCGATTGAATCATGATCTTTATTTATTTGTGCTGCTTTACCGCAATGGCGGATATGAGGTCGTTGCCAACGTCTTGGGGCAGGGATATGGGGTTACTTCATTGACGGCGGCCCCCGTGTTGAACCCAGGTATGAATCAATTAATCGTAGGTTGGCGACTCGGTTTCATCTGGTCAAAATTGTCGATCTACGCTTGGACGCCAGAGGGCCTTCAAGATATCGCACCTGCTGATATATATTACAGTTATATCGATATTGCGGATATGCCGGGTGCTTCGGGTCCGGATGGTCAGGCTGAAATCGCGCTTTGGATTCACGATACAGGCGAAGCTTATCGAGTCGAGGTAGTCAGATGGAGCCAAGGGGCGTTAGTGACTGCACCGGATGTATACCCCTATTATTTCCCTGTCGTTGTAAGGTACTACGAGAGCTTGACGCAAGAACATCCGGATTATTCTTATTATTGGTATTACCTGGCGGATGCACAATATCGGGCCGGGATGCCGGAAGCGGCCCTTGTGTCGGTCCGCAAAGCACTTACGTTCGCAGAACCCTACCCGGCGCGTGAAACGCTG
Above is a window of Paenibacillus sp. FSL K6-1330 DNA encoding:
- a CDS encoding DMT family transporter, with the protein product MRGILFAFIGGACITLQGVANARISQDMGTWQAAAVTQLTGFIMAFIILLFVRDGSRQGFGQVKPLYLIGGALGAPIIFSEVTAIQNIGVTLTISALLIAQLFLTFLIDSKGWFGVVKKRMSLPQFIGIGMMIAGVVIIKL
- a CDS encoding NUDIX domain-containing protein → MITEIDKIAWIHIADGRILGARSKGKDTYYLPGGKREPGESDIDTLVREIKEELSVRIKPETAANAGSFRAGAHGKSEGVRVTMSCYTAEYEGELSAASEIEELAWLTYKDRDRVSEVCQMIFDHLHELKKLTD
- a CDS encoding cyclic nucleotide-binding domain-containing protein, producing the protein MKEIHNAELMQHLLLSNQIQSVFHDDLMPYLVLYHYDQGDIVCTQGEPADMLYILVQGKIKIFTTSAEGKALVLSFKTPLEVIGDIEYIQGNPLINTVQAVSSVYMIGVHYRWLRKYGQEHPPLLQFMLRIITRKFYIKSNFLSFNLLHPVEVRLASYLLSVSEAESDTFATKNPAAFNLTDIANLLGTSYRHLNRVILKFSQEGLIERHKGYILIKDRDALTNVAGGNIYEE
- a CDS encoding pentapeptide repeat-containing protein, with the translated sequence MLDKQEQVPDEQGGLQLQADCERCFGLCCVALPFAASTDFAMDKDGGTPCHHLQSDFRCGVHSSLRQRGMRGCTVYDCFGAGQMVSQVTYNGRDWRLAPGTAEEMFDVFPIMRQLHELLWYLNEALTLQPAQDIHTDLRLSLEETRRLTQLPPESLLRLDVAAHRAEVNQLLLRTSELVRDDARKKHKGPPVRQKIGGRGADLMGAKLKGADLRYANLRGAYLIAADLRGADLQAADLIGADFRDADLRGANLATSLFLTQFQVNAARGDASTQLPPSLSRPGHWTP
- a CDS encoding DMT family transporter, which gives rise to MLAGLVLALIAGSMVSLQNIFNNRVNEKTGSWSTTTLVLGMGFVASFGMSLAVEGKGTFAIQNMEPWYWISGLIGVGVVICLVQATRLLGATFAISIVMTSQLGFALLWDSLGWLGLEKVPFTMNQLIGVLVIVGGILVFKLGGKREQQGTA
- a CDS encoding TetR/AcrR family transcriptional regulator yields the protein MKQEERREQTKRILLEATEELIREQGCSQTTLNDIMKRSGLSKGAIFHYVSSKDELFVHVLRAKLAEQNEQFMSEVNKQGDIKQFEGPMNTITNSMSRLESRDDVSNLILMYLIGKSDQPEIADIVAGFYREATATSKKWIVTGQEAGVIPETIDAERTAELFELLSFGLRMRGLIGVNSHVFGTKEYADFIIDILRPGHREEGKDGL
- a CDS encoding MFS transporter is translated as MQIRLWDNNLKVRLLGEALFNMLFWMYFPFITVYFGAALGNHIAGILMTVPPIFSIIGSLLGGALADRLGRRPIMLLGASLQTVMFAMFALSPSHWIDYAAFIGIGFGGAIYRPASSAMVADLVPVQERRQVFATFTTANNLGAVLGPALGAIFFFQYRQELLWSCSFVLLIYFIAIYFIVHETLPGPAQSVKATGSILQVFKEQWKGYGIIFRDKVFLVYILAGIFALVAIMQLDLYLAVYVIDYVPPQALFSWNGHSLMLSSTEILGWVLGLNGLLFVLFILPVTKWFRNWKERDVFVLSSLLSGVGTFALGLNTNIWFLFFVTIIFTFGEMARSPVTQSFISRYAPEHARGRYMGADSLQFTIGRFLAPMTVFLSTWLPPMGIFSIILLSALISVALYILLFRMYVEEKSAA
- a CDS encoding DUF2269 family protein → MTLWLFLHIAGCVLFLGNIITAAFWKVRADLKGDPAEIHNTVKNVMLADMVFTLPGLLLIIISGVVMAVQAGYGMGGMSWLMVSLILFGMTGILWAGLLIPLQKGMIRHSKQSIRDGVITAGYKRASAYWAVGGTIATLLPVVILYFMVSKPF
- a CDS encoding glutamine--tRNA ligase/YqeY domain fusion protein is translated as MSENKNKAEETVDFLTKMIKEDVDNSVYHRPVATRFPPEPNGYLHIGSAYAIYINHSIASRFHGTFNLRFDDTNPLKEDIKYVHAIQEDIQWLGLKPDVYFGSDYAHQIAEAAKKLIAKGKAYVCDLTPEQMTEYRGTLTEAGINSPFRERSIEENLALFEQMIAGAFQPSEKVLRAKIDMSSPNMNLRDPVLYRIIHAEHYRTGTTWCVYPMYDFAHPIQDWIEGITHSLCSAEFKDHRPLYEWVLTELEVTEPPKQREFGRLNISGYVTSKRYLRELVEGGFVDGWDDPRLPTLIGLRRRGVTPEGIRRFLGELGASRGNSLVDSGMLDHYIRQDLKERCYNAMTVMNPLKVIITNVPEDYTEMLTIPNHESDETLGEREVPFSRELYIEQEDFMEEPVPGFHRLSPGKEVRLKGAYFIKCEHVVKDPATGEIMEIHCTYDPLTKSGSGFNERKVKATLHWVSAKHGIPAELHLYDKLLKESAELSESDNVWKDLMNPESLIRIENAILEPSMLKATMNRTYQFIRHGYFCVDSKYTTEHRLVFNRIVPLKDSWKKRA